A part of Doryrhamphus excisus isolate RoL2022-K1 chromosome 8, RoL_Dexc_1.0, whole genome shotgun sequence genomic DNA contains:
- the LOC131134699 gene encoding mRNA decay activator protein ZFP36L1 — translation MPSDFLTPFLEVDQEFVKSFGVVDMMDAAASLQQHQQQRVRGFQRRHSLCPVTLPNSKFNDGDGESSCWGWGLAGAQQWKRENQLPRSVLSHIPFRMDRSVSMIEGSVAEVPPPPPPPGLHLSTTPRSPPSPSPHMSTRYKTELCRTFEESGTCKYGAKCQFAHGEDELRGLSRHPKYKTEPCRTFHTIGFCPYGARCHFIHNADELLQAPPPQRSKLRPPPLRHSLSFAGFSSSPPRAFRPVDDSQPSSLLFARASSVSPSPCSSESPELLSPLFPEIGGLRPCPRPGESALGLFAAAECPALAYHTPAKVSLLSLQRCSSADSLSEEGYTSSCSLSSGSSGTESPGCEGRRLPIFSRLSISDE, via the exons ATGCCCTCAGACTTCCTGACGCCTTTCCTGGAAGTGGACCAGGAGTTTGTCAAG AGCTTCGGGGTGGTGGACATGATGGATGCGGCCGCCAGCCTCCAGCAACATCAGCAGCAGCGAGTGCGCGGCTTCCAGCGGCGTCATTCCCTGTGCCCCGTGACGCTCCCAAACTCCAAGTTCAACGACGGCGACGGGGAGTCGTCGTGCTGGGGATGGGGCCTAGCCGGTGCCCAACAGTGGAAGCGGGAGAATCAGCTCCCTCGTTCCGTGCTCAGCCACATCCCATTCAGGATGGATCGCTCGGTCAGCATGATCGAGGGCAGTGTCGCCGAGGTGCCGCCGCCCCCTCCCCCGCCGGGCCTTCACCTGAGCACCACGCCCCGGTCGCCCCCCTCACCATCGCCGCACATGTCCACACGCTACAAGACGGAGCTGTGCCGCACCTTCGAGGAGAGCGGCACATGCAAGTATGGCGCCAAGTGTCAGTTTGCGCACGGTGAAGATGAGCTGCGAGGTCTGAGCCGCCATCCCAAATACAAGACGGAGCCATGCCGCACCTTCCACACCATCGGCTTCTGTCCTTACGGTGCCCGCTGCCACTTCATCCACAATGCTGATGAGCTTCtgcaagccccgcccccccagaGGAGCAAGCTGAGACCGCCGCCCCTCCGCCACAGCCTGAGCTTTGCCGGCTTCTCCTCGTCACCTCCCCGCGCCTTCCGGCCTGTTGACGACTCCCAACCTTCCTCGCTCCTCTTTGCCCGTGCCTCCTCTGTGTCACCCTCACCGTGCTCCTCGGAGAGCCCTGAGCTCCTCTCGCCTCTTTTTCCGGAGATAGGGGGGCTTCGCCCGTGTCCACGCCCTGGCGAGTCGGCTCTGGGTTTGTTTGCTGCCGCCGAATGCCCCGCCCTCGCCTACCACACCCCCGCCAAGGTGTCCCTGCTCAGCCTCCAGCGCTGCTCCTCGGCCGACTCCCTCTCCGAGGAGGGGTACACTTCCTCTTGCTCCCTGAGTTCCGGCTCCAGTGGCACCGAGTCACCAGGCTGTGAAGGCCGCCGCCTGCCCATCTTTAGCCGCCTCTCCATCTCTGACGagtag